Proteins encoded in a region of the Lathamus discolor isolate bLatDis1 chromosome Z, bLatDis1.hap1, whole genome shotgun sequence genome:
- the LOC136005356 gene encoding sperm-associated antigen 4 protein-like isoform X1 — protein MLQLVPGAGPHCSRGGCVGRMRHRNAHDVWKGRAGELQQLRDELTHLAAEIRSMKKEAQQMREAMSDPVEVPGWALKSTGTAIDLQRSSSTSAWLRRVFPSLFRQPFEDTFVQPDASPGYCWPMQQSQSEVLIRLPTEVQPTAITLQYSSKIATPLATVNSMPRDFTVSGLDEEGQGETLLGSFLYSLQKEPTQTFPLQNGIPRAFRLLKLGIQNNWGRPRYTCIYRVQVHGKMVETKATGNTRVETYL, from the exons ATGTTACAGCTGGTGCCTGGTGCGGGACCTCACTGCTCACGTGGCGGCTGCGTGGGAAGAATGCGCCACAG GAACGCACATGATGTGTGGAAAGGACGAGCTGGAGAGCTTCAGCAGCTGAGGGATGAGCTGACACATCTGGCTGCAGAAATCCGCTCCATGAAGAAG GAGGCTCAGCAAATGAGAGAGGCAATGTCTGACCCCGTGGAGGTGCCTGGCTGGGCTCTCAAAAGCACAG GGACTGCCATCGACCTGCAGAGATCATCCAGCACCTCTGCATGGCTCAGAAGGGTGTTTCCGTCCCTGTTCCGTCAACCCTTTGAGGATACCTTTGTGCAG CCTGATGCTTCCCCAGGGTACTGCTGGCCTATGCAACAGTCTCAGAGCGAAGTGCTAATCCGACTGCCCACAGAAGTACAACCAACGGCCATCACCTTACAGTACAGCTCCAAGATAGCCACTCCACTGGCGACTGTCAATAGCATGCCCAGGGATTTCACTGTCTCT GGACTGGATGAGGAAGGCCAGGGCGAAACTCTGCTGGGGTCATTCCTCTACAGCCTGCAGAAAGAGCCAACTCAGACCTTCCCTCTGCAG AATGGCATCCCCAGAGCCTTTCGGCTTCTGAAACTCGGCATACAGAACAACTGGGGTAGACCAAGGTACACCTGCATTTATCGAGTGCAGGTGCATGGGAAGATGGTGGAGACAAAGGCGACTGGAAACACTCGTGTGGAGACCTACCTTTGA
- the LOC136005356 gene encoding sperm-associated antigen 4 protein-like isoform X2 — translation MRHRNAHDVWKGRAGELQQLRDELTHLAAEIRSMKKEAQQMREAMSDPVEVPGWALKSTGTAIDLQRSSSTSAWLRRVFPSLFRQPFEDTFVQPDASPGYCWPMQQSQSEVLIRLPTEVQPTAITLQYSSKIATPLATVNSMPRDFTVSGLDEEGQGETLLGSFLYSLQKEPTQTFPLQNGIPRAFRLLKLGIQNNWGRPRYTCIYRVQVHGKMVETKATGNTRVETYL, via the exons ATGCGCCACAG GAACGCACATGATGTGTGGAAAGGACGAGCTGGAGAGCTTCAGCAGCTGAGGGATGAGCTGACACATCTGGCTGCAGAAATCCGCTCCATGAAGAAG GAGGCTCAGCAAATGAGAGAGGCAATGTCTGACCCCGTGGAGGTGCCTGGCTGGGCTCTCAAAAGCACAG GGACTGCCATCGACCTGCAGAGATCATCCAGCACCTCTGCATGGCTCAGAAGGGTGTTTCCGTCCCTGTTCCGTCAACCCTTTGAGGATACCTTTGTGCAG CCTGATGCTTCCCCAGGGTACTGCTGGCCTATGCAACAGTCTCAGAGCGAAGTGCTAATCCGACTGCCCACAGAAGTACAACCAACGGCCATCACCTTACAGTACAGCTCCAAGATAGCCACTCCACTGGCGACTGTCAATAGCATGCCCAGGGATTTCACTGTCTCT GGACTGGATGAGGAAGGCCAGGGCGAAACTCTGCTGGGGTCATTCCTCTACAGCCTGCAGAAAGAGCCAACTCAGACCTTCCCTCTGCAG AATGGCATCCCCAGAGCCTTTCGGCTTCTGAAACTCGGCATACAGAACAACTGGGGTAGACCAAGGTACACCTGCATTTATCGAGTGCAGGTGCATGGGAAGATGGTGGAGACAAAGGCGACTGGAAACACTCGTGTGGAGACCTACCTTTGA